A stretch of the Planktothricoides raciborskii GIHE-MW2 genome encodes the following:
- a CDS encoding DUF1810 domain-containing protein gives MNSDPYNLKRFLDAQATTYDRALAELKAGQKRSHWIWYIFPQYRGLGFSAMSQKYAIQSLDETKAYLAHPILGDRLLECTTTVLGITGRSADKIFGSPDDLKLRSCATLFAVVSPADSLFVQLLDRFYHGQRDTKTLQLLGLEE, from the coding sequence ATGAACAGCGATCCGTACAATCTAAAACGTTTCCTGGACGCACAAGCTACAACCTACGATCGCGCCTTAGCCGAACTCAAAGCCGGTCAGAAGCGATCGCACTGGATATGGTACATCTTCCCCCAATATCGAGGCTTGGGTTTTAGCGCTATGTCACAAAAATATGCCATCCAAAGTCTAGACGAAACTAAAGCCTATTTAGCCCATCCGATATTAGGCGATCGCTTACTTGAATGTACCACAACAGTTTTAGGCATTACCGGGCGATCGGCAGATAAAATTTTTGGCTCCCCCGATGACCTTAAATTGCGTTCCTGTGCCACTTTATTTGCCGTAGTATCACCTGCGGATTCTCTGTTTGTGCAATTGTTAGATCGATTTTACCACGGGCAAAGAGATACCAAGACCTTGCAGTTGTTGGGGTTGGAAGAGTGA
- a CDS encoding Rpn family recombination-promoting nuclease/putative transposase, giving the protein MRFINPKVDYAFKKIFGSEQSKEILISFLNAIVYDGEKVIQSLTIVNPYNPGQVLTLKDTFLDIKAVLADGSIVVIEMQVAAMTAFNKRVAYNLAKAYSNQLVTGEDYPLLNPAIAVTITDFILFKETTDTINKFVFQEVTKKFKLLDDQLQLVFVELPKFHQTLEELQTLSDKWLYFLKKAASLDEIPESLGAVSEINFALNLANQANMTVDELAAVDRRGIMLQDERGRLAYAAEQGEQQGRIKQAIALLMRLLQKRFGEIPATVSNKIENLPLGNLENLTEEILEFESLSDLEVWLEQQ; this is encoded by the coding sequence ATGAGATTTATTAATCCCAAGGTCGATTACGCCTTTAAAAAAATCTTTGGTTCAGAACAAAGCAAGGAAATTTTAATCAGCTTTCTCAATGCGATCGTCTATGATGGGGAGAAAGTAATTCAATCTTTGACTATTGTTAACCCCTATAACCCCGGTCAGGTACTTACCTTAAAAGATACGTTTTTGGATATCAAGGCGGTTTTAGCTGACGGGTCAATTGTAGTAATTGAAATGCAAGTGGCTGCGATGACTGCTTTTAACAAACGGGTGGCTTATAACCTAGCTAAAGCCTACAGCAATCAGTTAGTCACCGGGGAAGATTATCCTCTGCTCAATCCTGCGATCGCGGTGACAATTACCGACTTTATTCTTTTTAAAGAAACCACCGATACGATCAACAAGTTTGTTTTTCAGGAAGTGACCAAAAAATTCAAGCTGCTGGACGATCAATTGCAGTTAGTCTTTGTGGAGTTGCCGAAATTCCATCAAACGCTTGAGGAGTTACAGACTTTGAGCGATAAGTGGCTTTATTTTTTGAAAAAAGCCGCCAGTTTAGATGAGATACCGGAAAGTTTGGGGGCAGTGTCAGAGATAAATTTTGCTCTAAATTTGGCTAACCAAGCGAATATGACCGTAGACGAGTTGGCAGCGGTCGATCGCCGAGGGATCATGTTACAAGATGAACGGGGACGACTTGCTTATGCGGCAGAACAAGGGGAACAACAAGGACGAATCAAACAAGCGATCGCCCTATTAATGCGGTTACTGCAAAAGCGGTTTGGAGAAATTCCCGCTACCGTCAGTAACAAAATTGAAAACTTACCTTTGGGGAATTTGGAAAATCTAACTGAGGAAATTTTAGAGTTTGAAAGTTTATCGGACTTAGAAGTTTGGTTAGAACAGCAGTAG
- a CDS encoding PspA/IM30 family protein has protein sequence MGLFERIMRVIRSQINSLVSKAEDPEKILEQAVMDMQTDLIQVRQAVAQAIATQKRTERQYEQAKSTADEWYKRAQLALQKGDEHLAKEALTRRQSYQQTANSLKGQIDSQQEIVAQLKNNMRGLESKIAEAKTKKDLYIARARSAQASEKLSEMLGSLNTSSAMSAFERMEEKVMQLEARSEAIASLGSDDLEKQFSALESNNIDNELAAMKQQMLESKQPKGTLPGSNNSGANSGQ, from the coding sequence ATGGGATTATTTGAGCGAATCATGCGAGTAATTCGCAGCCAAATTAATAGTTTAGTTAGTAAGGCAGAAGACCCAGAAAAAATTCTGGAACAAGCGGTGATGGATATGCAGACGGACTTGATCCAAGTTCGCCAAGCAGTTGCCCAGGCGATCGCCACCCAAAAACGTACTGAACGACAATATGAGCAAGCGAAATCTACTGCCGATGAATGGTACAAACGGGCACAATTAGCGTTGCAAAAAGGGGATGAACACTTAGCTAAAGAAGCGTTAACCAGACGGCAATCTTATCAGCAAACTGCCAATTCCCTAAAGGGTCAAATTGACAGTCAACAAGAGATTGTGGCTCAATTAAAAAATAATATGCGCGGGTTGGAAAGTAAAATCGCAGAAGCGAAGACGAAAAAAGACTTATATATTGCCCGTGCTCGTTCGGCACAAGCGTCGGAAAAACTATCAGAAATGCTAGGTAGTTTAAACACTAGCAGCGCTATGTCAGCCTTTGAACGGATGGAAGAAAAGGTGATGCAATTAGAAGCGCGTTCAGAGGCGATCGCCTCCCTGGGATCTGATGATTTAGAAAAGCAATTTTCTGCCCTAGAATCTAATAATATCGATAATGAATTAGCGGCGATGAAACAACAAATGTTGGAAAGTAAACAGCCTAAAGGAACGTTGCCCGGTAGCAATAATTCCGGGGCTAACTCCGGGCAATAA
- a CDS encoding 5-formyltetrahydrofolate cyclo-ligase: MDKKALRKLCLQQRKSLSEAEWKLKSDRLCHHLKAASMFQQAQTILAYFSFRQEPDLSPLFNSEDNSNKQWGFPRCVDQSLVWHSWQPGEPLEKGAFGIPEPLANAPILSPEMVDLILVPAVACDLRGYRLGYGGGFYDRLFNDPKWSHKPTIGIVFEFARLPELPIDPWDKPLDAICTDYCLTNRVGGTETGFLE; this comes from the coding sequence ATGGATAAAAAGGCATTACGCAAGTTATGCTTACAACAGCGCAAATCCCTGTCTGAGGCAGAATGGAAACTGAAGAGCGATCGCCTCTGTCATCATCTCAAAGCTGCCTCAATGTTTCAGCAAGCCCAAACCATTTTAGCCTACTTTAGTTTTCGCCAAGAACCTGACCTCAGCCCTCTATTTAACTCAGAGGATAATTCAAATAAACAATGGGGATTTCCTCGCTGTGTTGATCAATCCTTAGTTTGGCATTCTTGGCAACCGGGAGAACCTTTAGAAAAAGGGGCATTCGGCATCCCAGAACCATTAGCTAATGCCCCAATTTTATCACCGGAAATGGTTGATTTAATCCTCGTTCCCGCCGTAGCTTGCGACTTGCGAGGATACCGCTTAGGATATGGTGGTGGCTTTTACGATCGCCTATTCAATGACCCAAAATGGAGTCACAAACCCACCATTGGCATTGTCTTTGAATTTGCCCGACTACCGGAATTACCCATCGATCCTTGGGACAAACCTTTGGATGCAATTTGTACGGATTATTGTTTAACCAACCGGGTTGGAGGCACAGAAACCGGGTTTCTCGAATAA
- a CDS encoding class I SAM-dependent methyltransferase has translation MTSSQPLNPTKERPVITDPDVLNSLLMDAFNRSVAAGGEMLMPCVPVLHSSQMKRILGIFDALGSEFNEEQLQRLSQIVARKLHEGFQISPHARLLLHYKPAEGKQEGLTFDISVKVASFEDEYKDWVESQNPPLFGQYADAKVMALAAELGNPAEAPILDVGAANGRNTFALAAQGFPVDAVELAPEFLRHLEINAQGKAVTVTPGDICDPLVRMEPNYYRLAIAPEIVAAHCYDSDRLRLFLVKMCDSLQTNGLLLFSLFLAADDYQPDPGIRQIAQLQWCPIFTRQELSEAMADLPLELITDESVLEYEQHHRPEEIWPPCDRFTNWAAGWELFAQTDEKPFIELRWLVCRRI, from the coding sequence ATGACATCTTCACAACCCCTAAACCCCACCAAAGAGCGACCTGTAATTACCGATCCAGATGTGCTGAATTCTCTACTAATGGATGCCTTTAATCGCTCCGTTGCTGCTGGGGGAGAAATGTTAATGCCTTGCGTTCCCGTACTGCATTCTTCCCAGATGAAGCGAATTCTAGGAATTTTTGATGCCCTGGGTAGCGAATTTAATGAAGAACAACTGCAACGGTTGAGTCAAATTGTAGCGCGAAAACTCCACGAAGGTTTTCAAATTTCCCCTCATGCCAGACTACTGCTGCACTACAAACCCGCCGAAGGCAAACAAGAAGGATTAACTTTTGATATTTCCGTGAAAGTTGCCTCTTTTGAGGATGAATATAAAGATTGGGTCGAAAGCCAAAATCCGCCTTTATTCGGTCAATATGCCGATGCCAAGGTGATGGCATTAGCCGCAGAATTGGGCAACCCCGCAGAAGCACCAATATTAGATGTGGGGGCAGCCAATGGGCGCAATACTTTTGCTTTAGCGGCCCAGGGTTTTCCTGTGGATGCGGTGGAGTTAGCCCCAGAATTTCTCCGCCACTTAGAAATCAACGCCCAAGGAAAAGCGGTGACGGTGACTCCAGGGGATATTTGCGATCCGTTAGTCAGAATGGAACCAAATTATTATCGATTGGCGATCGCCCCGGAAATTGTGGCTGCCCATTGTTATGACAGCGATCGCCTGCGACTATTCCTAGTAAAAATGTGCGATAGCCTGCAAACGAACGGCTTATTACTTTTTAGCCTATTCCTCGCTGCTGACGACTATCAACCGGATCCGGGCATTCGCCAAATCGCCCAACTCCAGTGGTGTCCCATCTTCACCAGGCAAGAACTCTCCGAAGCAATGGCAGACCTGCCCCTAGAGTTAATCACCGATGAATCCGTCCTAGAGTACGAACAACACCATCGACCAGAGGAAATTTGGCCCCCGTGCGATCGCTTCACCAACTGGGCTGCCGGGTGGGAACTCTTTGCCCAAACCGATGAAAAACCCTTCATAGAATTACGTTGGCTTGTTTGTCGTCGAATTTAA
- a CDS encoding class I SAM-dependent methyltransferase — protein sequence MIAQTISTPKLTIVNGQGAKKSNRTVSAVIREQIVTELTNKFLLRGELIMPCIPSMKHYYFQRVNALFNAFGIKPTSEKIKEFYQQILAKINQGFQESPHSRIRIKYESILEPERGITFNIGLMNYSVVAQYQDWLKNRKPPFFGTHPDAKLMAIAAAMNQPPQQIKVLDIGAGTGRNTIPLANLGYPVDAVELTPEFAEQIQQTAEKSNLPVRVIKGNVLDSRQVKLRPANYQIILISEVICHLRTANDLRQIIAKMSDLLAPGGLLLFNSFLPIGDYEPKQFDREIAQSEISTIFTYAELAWAMDKLPLKMISDESAFDYEHQHLPIEAWPPTGWYCDWATGRDAFWKALNRPPIELRWILCQRT from the coding sequence ATGATTGCTCAAACCATTTCCACCCCCAAACTAACGATTGTCAACGGCCAAGGAGCGAAAAAATCAAACCGCACCGTATCCGCCGTAATTCGGGAGCAAATTGTCACCGAACTGACCAATAAATTTTTGCTGCGCGGTGAGTTAATCATGCCTTGCATTCCCAGCATGAAGCATTACTATTTCCAAAGAGTTAATGCCCTATTTAACGCTTTTGGCATTAAACCCACTTCCGAAAAAATTAAAGAATTCTATCAACAAATTCTCGCCAAAATTAACCAAGGATTTCAAGAATCTCCCCACTCTCGGATTAGAATTAAATACGAAAGCATATTAGAACCAGAGCGAGGAATAACTTTTAATATTGGGTTAATGAACTACTCAGTAGTTGCTCAATACCAGGATTGGTTAAAAAACCGCAAACCGCCTTTTTTTGGCACTCATCCCGATGCCAAATTAATGGCGATCGCTGCTGCCATGAATCAACCACCCCAACAAATCAAAGTATTAGATATTGGGGCAGGAACCGGCAGAAATACAATCCCTTTAGCCAACCTAGGCTATCCTGTCGATGCCGTAGAATTAACCCCAGAATTTGCAGAACAAATTCAACAAACGGCGGAAAAATCCAACTTACCTGTACGAGTCATTAAAGGAAATGTCCTGGACTCTCGACAAGTAAAACTCCGACCGGCCAATTATCAAATAATCTTAATTTCTGAAGTAATTTGTCACTTAAGAACTGCCAATGACCTCAGACAAATAATAGCAAAAATGTCTGACTTACTAGCCCCCGGAGGCTTATTACTCTTTAACTCTTTTTTGCCCATCGGTGACTATGAACCGAAGCAATTCGACCGAGAAATTGCTCAATCAGAAATCTCTACTATTTTTACTTATGCCGAACTCGCTTGGGCAATGGACAAACTGCCATTAAAAATGATTTCTGATGAATCGGCTTTTGACTACGAACATCAACATTTACCCATCGAAGCATGGCCTCCTACGGGCTGGTATTGTGACTGGGCAACGGGGCGGGATGCTTTTTGGAAAGCCTTAAATCGACCTCCCATAGAACTTCGCTGGATTCTTTGTCAGCGAACTTAG
- a CDS encoding bifunctional 2-polyprenyl-6-hydroxyphenol methylase/3-demethylubiquinol 3-O-methyltransferase UbiG: protein MFDANLSEISSENSSEIPSEIPAPELPQPRQKPMLKEAVWRELQERFVARGQVTMPCVPGMLHNCLDRIAGIFQSIGAKVDSEAVSEIPRNLALKLQEGFDASVHSTLFFQYEPVEPPGDGLRFDIKIQVGTIAQQYQKWLDNREPPLFGTHPDAKLMAVAAALGEPSQVPVLDVGAGTGRNTIPLAQAGYPVDAVELTPEFVQQMKSQAQELGLPVRVFLGDILAPREVKLRPAHYRLVVLAEVVASHFKNVEQLRLLLARMADCLQSGGLLLFSMFLTVDDYEPNEVARQLSQVNWSCLFTRQDLAEAITQLPLEILADESVVEYEKKHQPIEAWPPTGWFIKWCEGENLFPLKDRDFKSPLELRWILCRRK, encoded by the coding sequence ATGTTTGACGCGAACTTATCAGAAATTTCCTCAGAAAATTCCTCAGAAATTCCCTCAGAAATTCCCGCCCCAGAATTGCCGCAACCGAGACAAAAACCCATGCTCAAAGAAGCGGTTTGGCGAGAATTGCAAGAACGATTTGTCGCCCGTGGACAAGTGACGATGCCCTGTGTCCCAGGAATGCTGCATAATTGCCTCGATCGCATTGCCGGAATCTTTCAATCCATTGGCGCTAAAGTTGACTCTGAAGCGGTTAGCGAAATTCCTCGCAACTTAGCCCTGAAATTACAAGAAGGATTTGATGCCTCGGTTCACTCTACTTTGTTCTTTCAGTATGAACCTGTAGAACCACCAGGAGATGGTTTACGCTTTGACATCAAAATTCAAGTCGGGACAATTGCCCAACAGTATCAAAAATGGTTGGACAATCGAGAACCGCCTTTGTTTGGCACTCATCCCGATGCCAAACTGATGGCTGTAGCGGCTGCTTTAGGGGAACCTAGTCAGGTGCCAGTGTTGGATGTGGGGGCAGGAACCGGACGCAATACTATTCCTTTAGCCCAAGCAGGTTATCCCGTAGATGCGGTGGAGTTAACCCCGGAATTTGTCCAGCAAATGAAATCCCAAGCCCAGGAGTTAGGATTGCCGGTGCGGGTTTTTCTGGGAGATATTCTCGCTCCCAGAGAAGTCAAACTGCGACCCGCGCATTATCGTTTAGTGGTTTTAGCGGAAGTGGTCGCTTCCCATTTTAAAAACGTGGAACAATTGCGGCTTTTGTTAGCAAGAATGGCCGATTGTCTCCAGTCCGGGGGTTTGTTACTTTTTAGTATGTTTTTAACAGTGGACGATTATGAGCCGAATGAGGTAGCCCGTCAGTTGTCCCAAGTGAATTGGTCTTGTTTATTTACTCGTCAGGATTTGGCAGAAGCGATCACGCAATTACCTCTAGAAATCCTTGCCGATGAATCAGTTGTAGAGTACGAAAAAAAACACCAGCCAATCGAAGCATGGCCCCCGACTGGCTGGTTCATTAAATGGTGTGAGGGAGAAAATCTCTTTCCGCTCAAAGATCGGGATTTTAAATCTCCTCTGGAATTACGCTGGATTCTCTGCCGCAGAAAATAG
- a CDS encoding alpha/beta fold hydrolase: MFIPIGFEQHSVVTSLGTMVYYTEAEELWRRSTENEGEPSSNDSATSASFPGSSLGTLPTLVFLHGFGGGSSAYEWSKVYPAFAADYRILAPDLIGWGRSDHPERNYQVDDYIQTIIEFLEKTGDRPTTVIASSLTAAITIRAAIARPELFKSLILTTPSGLSDFGEDYRNNFFAQIVKTPILDRFFYNVGITNPSGIRRFLEIRQFANPSRIYEEIIAAYLESAKQPNGEYAALSFVRGDLCFDLSLYMGDLTIPTAIIWGRQSQFTSPEIGQRLAKLNPTAVKVFQQLDDVGLTPQLELPGLTIGLIRKFLKLFSAAENPA; the protein is encoded by the coding sequence ATGTTTATACCCATCGGCTTTGAGCAACATAGTGTGGTGACATCCCTCGGCACTATGGTTTATTACACTGAGGCTGAGGAACTGTGGCGTAGATCGACGGAGAATGAGGGTGAACCGTCCTCAAACGATTCAGCCACTTCAGCATCTTTCCCAGGCTCCAGCCTGGGAACGTTGCCAACTTTGGTTTTTTTGCACGGGTTTGGTGGCGGGTCATCGGCTTATGAGTGGTCTAAAGTTTACCCCGCTTTTGCGGCAGATTATCGGATTTTGGCTCCGGATCTGATTGGTTGGGGGCGTTCCGACCATCCCGAAAGGAATTATCAGGTTGACGATTATATTCAGACGATTATTGAGTTTCTGGAAAAAACTGGCGATCGCCCCACAACGGTGATTGCTTCGTCGCTGACCGCTGCTATAACTATTCGGGCAGCGATCGCTCGTCCAGAATTATTTAAATCGCTAATTCTCACCACTCCTTCGGGACTGTCTGACTTTGGCGAAGACTATCGAAATAACTTTTTTGCCCAAATCGTCAAAACTCCCATTCTCGATCGCTTCTTCTACAATGTGGGCATTACCAACCCATCGGGGATTCGTCGCTTCTTGGAAATTCGCCAATTTGCCAATCCCAGCCGCATTTATGAAGAAATCATCGCCGCCTATTTAGAGTCGGCTAAACAACCCAACGGCGAATATGCCGCCCTTTCATTTGTCCGAGGGGATCTGTGTTTTGACTTATCCCTTTATATGGGGGATCTGACTATACCCACGGCAATTATTTGGGGTCGCCAGTCTCAATTTACCAGTCCAGAAATCGGCCAACGGTTAGCCAAACTTAACCCCACTGCGGTTAAGGTATTTCAACAGTTGGACGACGTAGGTTTAACCCCACAATTAGAATTACCGGGGTTAACCATTGGGTTGATTCGCAAGTTTCTGAAACTATTTTCTGCGGCAGAGAATCCAGCGTAA
- a CDS encoding WD40 repeat domain-containing serine/threonine-protein kinase has product MSYCFNPVCPNPQNLDESHCLACGSLLLLHNRYRGISILGRGGCRRTFLGVDERDRENQFVVIKQVMIQDSLTFGIQPSDNYLNKAIDLFFKEAEALQSLGNQPQLPAVIDYFEERKQLYLVQEFIEGENLLEELKEEGVFKIKKIEKLLKELLPVLKVIHDNQVIHGNIKPENILRRSTSEPNRDRGEAREGELVLIDFALSPELVSMGLVNTGVAKLTNEYAPLEQVRCGTVYPASDLYSLGVTCMRLLTDAPINELYDFLKGGWRWSEAIEQIKTGLSEELTIVLEKLLQEGLNDRYQTAEQALADLLGAVPPHHLTVLEEPELQANQSESVDTLKGHTGWVWSVSFSPDGKYIASGSTDHKIILWDVATRAAVGTMMGHSDIVLSAVFNPEGTILASGSRDKKIVLWDVASCQPIRTLGGWFSGHSELVNSVAFSSDGQSLVSGGWDSKVILWDVTTGKPRHILKGHSGWVYSVAISPDDSIVASGSRDQTIILWNANTGKPIRTLDSDFGLVNVVAFSPDGQTLAAGGFQPNNIILWDVETGEQICCFTGHTERVNAVAFSPDGKTLASGSRDETIILWDLNIGKRKQTLTGHTERVFSVAFSPDGQLLASGAGDDSIKIWHT; this is encoded by the coding sequence ATGAGTTATTGCTTTAATCCAGTTTGTCCAAACCCTCAAAATTTAGATGAAAGCCATTGTTTAGCCTGCGGTTCACTGCTACTCCTCCATAACCGTTATCGCGGCATCTCAATTTTGGGGAGAGGAGGATGTCGGAGAACTTTTTTAGGGGTTGATGAACGCGATCGGGAAAACCAGTTTGTTGTCATTAAACAAGTGATGATCCAAGACAGTTTAACCTTCGGAATTCAACCAAGCGACAACTATTTGAACAAAGCGATAGATCTTTTTTTTAAGGAAGCTGAAGCGTTACAAAGTTTGGGCAATCAACCTCAACTTCCTGCCGTAATAGATTACTTTGAAGAGCGGAAACAACTCTATCTGGTGCAAGAATTTATTGAAGGAGAAAACTTACTAGAAGAATTAAAAGAAGAGGGAGTTTTTAAAATAAAAAAAATTGAAAAATTGTTAAAAGAATTATTGCCGGTACTGAAGGTAATCCATGATAATCAGGTGATTCACGGCAATATCAAACCAGAAAATATTTTGCGCCGCAGTACATCTGAACCCAATCGGGATCGCGGTGAAGCTAGAGAAGGTGAATTGGTGCTGATTGATTTTGCCCTTTCTCCCGAATTGGTGAGTATGGGTTTGGTGAATACCGGAGTGGCCAAGTTAACCAATGAATATGCACCCCTTGAGCAGGTGCGTTGTGGCACGGTATATCCGGCCAGCGATCTGTATAGTTTGGGCGTTACTTGTATGCGACTGCTGACGGATGCGCCGATCAATGAGCTTTATGATTTTCTTAAAGGCGGGTGGCGTTGGTCAGAGGCGATCGAGCAAATTAAAACCGGATTAAGTGAAGAATTAACGATCGTCCTGGAAAAACTCTTACAAGAAGGGCTAAACGATCGCTATCAAACTGCTGAACAAGCCTTGGCAGACCTCTTGGGCGCGGTGCCGCCGCACCATCTCACGGTACTCGAAGAACCGGAACTTCAGGCAAATCAATCAGAATCGGTGGATACCCTCAAGGGTCATACTGGCTGGGTTTGGTCTGTCAGTTTTAGTCCTGATGGCAAGTATATTGCCAGTGGCAGCACTGATCACAAAATTATTTTATGGGATGTGGCAACCCGTGCCGCCGTTGGCACCATGATGGGTCATTCGGATATCGTTTTATCCGCAGTTTTTAATCCTGAAGGCACGATCTTAGCCAGTGGTTCGCGGGATAAAAAAATCGTCCTGTGGGATGTGGCCTCTTGTCAACCCATTCGCACCCTGGGGGGCTGGTTTTCTGGCCATTCAGAATTAGTCAATTCCGTTGCTTTTAGTTCTGATGGTCAAAGTCTGGTCAGTGGAGGTTGGGATAGTAAAGTGATTTTATGGGATGTGACAACGGGTAAGCCGCGTCATATTCTCAAAGGTCATTCCGGTTGGGTTTATTCGGTAGCCATTAGTCCTGATGACTCAATTGTCGCCAGTGGTTCTCGGGATCAGACGATTATTCTGTGGAATGCAAATACTGGTAAACCAATTCGTACCCTGGATAGCGATTTTGGTTTGGTGAATGTGGTGGCTTTTAGTCCCGATGGCCAAACTTTAGCCGCTGGCGGTTTTCAACCTAACAATATTATCCTCTGGGATGTGGAAACGGGTGAACAAATTTGCTGTTTTACCGGCCATACAGAACGGGTGAATGCGGTGGCTTTTAGTCCTGATGGCAAGACTTTGGCCAGTGGTTCCCGGGATGAGACGATTATACTTTGGGATCTGAATATCGGAAAACGCAAGCAGACCTTAACGGGTCATACAGAGCGAGTTTTTTCGGTGGCTTTCAGTCCCGATGGTCAATTACTGGCTAGTGGCGCGGGAGACGATAGCATTAAAATTTGGCATACCTAG
- a CDS encoding serine/threonine-protein kinase, translating to MIYCLNPQCPNPENYDEVKFCLSCGASVQLKERYRAIKLLGEGGFGRTFLAQDSMRLNAPCVIKQFLPLPQVQHNVGLLKKAQEMFTQEARQLLSLGSNRQVPTLFADFEEAGRLYLVQEFIEGDNLLAELHQNGAFSVNKVENVLREILVILQDIHQKNIIHRDIKPENIMRRQDGSLVLIDFGVAKQLTGSMLIKTGTKIGTEGYAPIEQLRGGKAYPASDLYSLAVTCVHLLTGELPDDLYDPMYGRWLWKEALEKQGRMIPDRLQKVLDKMLQEWVSDRYQSAAEAIADLGGSIAAPKSIPQSAIAGKLSQNWKCEHTLTGHDHYAIGVAISPDSQTLVSCSYDKTIKLWHLDNGHLLGTLTGHQRWVSAIAISPNGQILASASLDNTIKLWRLGSGELLREISTPSGYILSLAFSLDGKILAGGSFDSTIQLWDPQRGTRLGFLTGHSGYVESIAFSPDGATLASGGGYDDHTIKLWDIPSMTLKTTFWGHEASVRSVAISPDGTKLISGSEDKTIKIWEIATEKLVYNLANQSSWVQAIAINPNGQIFASGDRNSTIKLWSVYQGKELCSLLWHSGPITSLAFSPDGTRLVSSSWDKTIKIWLS from the coding sequence ATGATTTATTGCCTAAATCCCCAGTGTCCCAATCCAGAGAATTATGATGAGGTTAAATTTTGCCTCAGTTGTGGTGCTTCGGTGCAACTGAAAGAGCGTTATCGAGCGATTAAATTGTTGGGAGAGGGGGGATTTGGCCGGACTTTTTTGGCGCAAGATTCTATGAGGTTAAATGCGCCTTGTGTGATTAAACAATTTTTGCCTTTGCCTCAAGTTCAGCATAATGTGGGGTTGTTGAAAAAGGCTCAGGAAATGTTTACTCAGGAGGCTCGGCAGTTGTTGAGTCTGGGGAGTAATCGGCAGGTGCCGACGTTGTTTGCTGATTTTGAGGAGGCAGGCCGCTTATATTTGGTGCAGGAGTTTATTGAGGGGGATAATTTATTAGCAGAGTTGCATCAAAATGGGGCTTTTTCGGTGAATAAAGTTGAGAATGTTTTACGAGAAATTTTGGTTATTTTACAAGATATTCATCAAAAAAATATTATTCACCGGGATATTAAGCCAGAAAATATTATGCGGCGGCAGGATGGCAGTTTGGTGTTAATTGATTTTGGGGTGGCGAAGCAATTAACTGGGAGTATGTTAATTAAAACGGGGACAAAAATTGGTACGGAAGGATATGCGCCGATTGAACAATTACGCGGGGGTAAGGCTTATCCCGCGAGCGATCTTTATAGTTTGGCGGTGACTTGTGTTCATTTGCTGACGGGTGAACTTCCCGACGATCTTTACGATCCGATGTATGGTCGTTGGTTGTGGAAGGAAGCGTTAGAAAAACAAGGGAGAATGATTCCCGATCGCCTGCAAAAAGTTTTGGATAAGATGCTGCAAGAATGGGTGAGCGATCGCTATCAATCCGCAGCAGAGGCGATCGCGGACTTAGGTGGATCGATTGCGGCGCCGAAATCTATACCCCAGTCGGCGATCGCCGGGAAATTGTCCCAAAACTGGAAATGTGAGCATACCCTGACCGGACACGATCACTATGCGATCGGGGTAGCGATTAGTCCTGATAGTCAAACTTTAGTCAGTTGCAGCTACGATAAAACCATTAAACTTTGGCATCTGGACAATGGCCATTTGTTAGGGACTCTGACAGGTCATCAGCGGTGGGTCAGCGCGATCGCCATTAGTCCCAATGGCCAAATTCTCGCCAGCGCGAGTTTAGACAATACCATTAAACTATGGCGTCTCGGCAGCGGTGAACTTTTACGCGAAATTTCCACCCCTTCAGGATATATCCTTAGTTTGGCCTTTAGTCTGGACGGCAAAATCCTGGCCGGAGGCAGTTTTGACAGTACGATCCAACTCTGGGATCCTCAACGGGGGACACGGCTCGGTTTCCTGACCGGCCATAGCGGGTATGTTGAATCGATCGCTTTTAGTCCCGATGGTGCGACTCTGGCTAGTGGTGGAGGCTATGATGACCACACCATTAAACTTTGGGATATTCCTAGTATGACCCTGAAAACTACCTTTTGGGGACATGAAGCTTCGGTGCGTTCTGTGGCAATTAGTCCCGATGGGACTAAACTGATTAGTGGCAGTGAAGATAAAACGATCAAAATTTGGGAAATTGCTACGGAAAAGTTGGTCTATAATTTGGCTAATCAGTCAAGCTGGGTGCAGGCGATCGCCATTAATCCCAATGGCCAGATTTTTGCCAGTGGCGATCGAAATAGCACCATTAAACTTTGGTCGGTTTACCAGGGCAAAGAGTTATGCTCACTCCTATGGCATTCCGGCCCGATTACATCCCTGGCATTTAGTCCTGATGGGACTCGACTCGTCAGCAGTAGTTGGGATAAGACGATTAAGATTTGGCTTTCCTGA